In the genome of Bradyrhizobium sp. CB3481, the window GGCGGACCTGGTTGATCGGCGCCGACAGCACGCCGGCAAGCGCCGCCAGGCCGACGCCGAGCCCGTATGTCAGCGTGATCATGCGCGGCACATTGATGCCGAACGCGCGCACCAGCGTCGGATTTTCAGTCGCGGCGCGCAGATAGGCGCCGAGCCGCGTCTTCTCGATCAGGAACCAAGTCGCCAAGCATACCACCAGCGAGAAGATCACCACCCAGCCGCGGTAGACCGGCAGGAACATGAAGCCGAGATTGATACCGCCCTGCAGGCCGCGCCTGCAGAATGCATCCTGCGGGGCGCTCGGCGAGCAGTCGCCGATCTGCGGATAGTCCGGGATGGCATAGGGCAAACCGGACGAGCCGAAATAGTTCTGGAATACGCCTTGCACGATCAGCGCGATGCCGAAGGTCAGCAACAGGCCGTAGAGATGGTCGAGCCCGGTCAGCCATTGCAGCATGGTCCGCTCCAGGATCATGCCGAAAACGCCGACGGCGATCGGCGCGATGATCAGCGCCCACCAGTAGCCCATGCCGGTCAGGTGGAGCAGGAAGTAAGCGCAGAACGCGCCCATCATGTAGAGCGCGCCATGGGCGAAATTGATGATGTTGAGCATGCCGAAGATCACGGCGAGCCCGAGGCTGAGCAGCGCGTAGAACGATCCGTTGATCAGTCCCACCAGGAGCTGGGCGTAGAGAGCTTGCATCGGTTTCGCACTCGATCTCGTTTAAGAAGCGGAATCGCGCCAGAACGCGAAAGGAGGCCCGCCGGCACGGCGCCGGCGGGCCGCTGTTGTTATTTCTTCACCAGCGGACAGGCACTTTCCGAGAGCGGTCGGAACGCCTGTTCGCCCGGGGTGGTCCCGATCAGCTTGTAATAGTCCCACGGTCCCTTCGATTCGGCGGGTTTCTTGACCTCGAACAGGTAGGCCGGATGAATCTTGCGGCCGTCAGCGCGGATCGTGCCCTTGCCGAACAGTGCGTCGTCGGTCGGCGTCTCCTTCATCTTCGCGACCACCTTGGCGCCGTCATGCGGATTGCCGCCCATGGCGTCGATCGTCTTGAAATAATGGATCAGGCCCGAATAGACGCCCGCCTGCACCATCGAGGGCATCGCCTTGTTCTTCATGCGCTCGGAGAAACGCTTGGAGAATGCACGGGTGCCGTCGTTCAGATCCCAGTAGAAGGTTTCGGTGAAGTTCAGCCCCTGCGCCACCTTCAGCCCGAGCGAATGCACGTCGGTGATGAACAGGAGAAGACCGGCGAGTTTCTGGCCCCCGGCGACAATGCCGAATTCCGATGCCTGCTTGATCGTGTTCGTGGTGTCGCCGCCGGCATTGGCCATGCCGATGATCTTGGCCTTGGAGGCCTGCGCCTGCAGCAGGAAGGACGAGAAATCCGACGAATTCAGCGGATGCTTGACGCCACCGATCACCTTGCCGCCCGCCTTGACGACGACGGCCGTGGTGTCCCGCTCCAGCGCGTGACCGAACGCGTAGTCCGCGGTCAGGAAGTACCAGGTGTCGCCGCCGGCCTTCACCAGCGCCTGCCCGGTCGAGTTGGCGAGCATGTAGGTGTCGTAGACCCAGTGGATGGTATTGGGCGAGCACTGGGCATTGGTCAGGTCCGACGTCGCCGCGCCGGTATTGATCATGATGGAGTTCTTTTCCTTCACCAGATTATTGACCGCCAACGCCACGCCGGAGTTCAGCACGTCCATGAAGATGTCGACCTTCTCGACGTCGATCCATTGACGCGCGATGGTGGTGGCGATGTCGGGCTTGTTCTGGTGGTCGGCAGAGATGATGTCGATCTTCCAGCCCTTGGCCGCGAGGCCGGAGTCCTCGACCGCCATCTGCGCGGCAAGCGTGGAGCCCGCCCCGCCGAGGTCGGAATAAAGGCCCGAATTGTCGGTGAGCACGCCGATCTTGACGGTCTTGTCCTGCGCCAGGGCGACACCGCCTGCGGCAAACGCCAGCGCGGTACCGAGGAAGAGAGCCGAAATTTTGTGTTTCATAGTATCTCCAATAATCCAGAGTGCAGCGAGTACCAATTAAACACCGAGATAGGTGTGGAGCTTGTCCATGTTGGCCGACAGTTCGGAATTCGCAAAACCGTCGATCACCTTGCCGTGCTCGACGATGTAGTAGCGATCGGCGACCGTGGAGGCGAAGCGGAAATTCTGCTCCACCAATAGGATGGTGAAGCCTTCCGACTTCAGCCGCGCGATGGTGTGGCCGATCTGCTGAATGATAACAGGCGCAAGGCCCTCGGTCGGTTCGTCGAGCATCAGGAAGCGCGCGCCGGTGCGCAGGATTCGCGCGATCGCCAGCATCTGCTGCTCGCCGCCCGAGAGCTTGGTGCCCTGGCTGCTCAACCGCTCTTTCAAGTTCGGAAACAAATCGAAGATCTGATCGAGCGACAGCCCGCCGCTGCGCACCACCGGAGGCAGCAGGAGGTTTTCGCGCACGTCGAGGCTTGCGAAAATACCCCGCTCCTCCGGGCAGAACGCGATGCCCATCCGCGCGATCCGGTCCGATGAGGCGCGGATGATGTTTTCATTGTTGAAGCGGATCGAGCCCGTGCGCTTGCCGATAATTCCCATGACGGACTTCAGCGTCGTGGTCTTGCCGGCGCCGTTGCGGCCGAGCAGCGTCACCACCTCGCCGGCCTTCACGTTGAAATTGATGCCGTGGAGGATGTGGGATTCGCCGTACCAGGCCTGCAGGTCGGAGACGGAAAGCACTTCCGCGCTCGCCGGTTTGGTGGCGGCTTCGGCCATTTTCAGATCAGGCATGACCGGCTCCCAGATAGGCTTCCTTGACCCGCTCGTCCTTCGAGAGCTCGGCGTAATTGCCCTGCGCCAGCACCTGCCCGCGCGTCAGCACGGTGATGATGTCGGACAGGTTGGCCACCACGGAGAGATTATGTTCGACCATCAAAATGGTATGCTTGGCCGAGATGCGCTTGATCAGCGCTGCAATCTTGTCGATGTCTTCATGGCCCATGCCGGCCATCGGCTCGTCGAGCAGCATCATTTCCGGGTCGAGCGCCAGCGTGGTTGCGATTTCGAGCGCGCGCTTGCGTCCATAGGGCATTTCGACCGCCGGCGTATTGGCGAACTCGCTCAGGCCGACGTCGTTCAGAAGCTCGATGGCACGGCCGTTGAAACGATCGAGCACGCTCTTGGAGCGCCAGAAATCGAACGAGCGTCCATGCTGGCGCTGGAGTGCGACGCGGACATTCTCCAGTGCGGTCAGGTGCGGAAACACCGCCGAAATCTGGAAGGAGCGCACGAGGCCAAGCCGCGCCACGTCGGCCGGCGCCATCGCGGTGATGTCCTGCCCCTTGTACAGAATCTGTCCCGCCGAGGGCTTCAGAAACTTGGTCAGGAGATTGAAGCACGTGGTCTTGCCGGCGCCGTTAGGCCCGATCAGCGCATGAATGCTGCCACGACGCACCTTGAGGGCGACATCGCGAACGGCGAAGAAACCCGCGAATTCCTTGGTTAATCCGTGGGTCTCGAGAATAAACTCATCAGCCAAACAAATTTCCCCCGTCAGCCGTCTCCACGAAGCCGTTCGCGTGCGGCCCATTTTCCCTGCTCGGGCGAGCTCTGCCGGACGTTCCTTAAACCGCGCCGAGCCCGCCGCCTCCGGGCCGGAATATGCCGTCAACGCGGTGGATTAGGCAAGGTGGAAAGCTGCCGCGGGGAAAAGCGGCATATGGCGGTTCCGGATGCGCCATAAGTCGAATGCCCGGCCCGCTGCCTGGGCCGGACCACGGCCACACCTTCAGCAGGAGTCTTGCGCCAGCAAGCCATCGTTAACGGTGTTCTGCTGCAATCAGGCGGTTTCACACAATATTTCCGCCTCCGTCGCATCTTTGCGCGATTTGGATAGCCAGGAATTGCCGCCTTGGAATTTGAGAGCGTCGGACCGTCGGTCGTCAAATCGATCAAGCAGCGCGATCTGCTCAACACCTGGCTGCGGCTATACGCCCGCAACCAGTCGGTGCCGCGCATCTCGGAATATCAACCGGCGCGGATCGACGATGAACTTCCGGATCTGGTATTCTACACCGTCGACACGACAGTGCAGTCGCCGCGACTGACCATCCAGAGCGACGGCACGCGAATGTCGACCGCCTACGGCAATACTGGCAAGGGGCGCTATCTCGACGAGTACCTCGGCACAAGGCTCGCGCCGATGGTGATGCCTGTCTATTATGAATGCATTGCTCGCCGCCTTCCCGTGTACACCATCGCCGACATGAACGACATATACGGGCGGATCGTCGCCTATGAGCGGCTGTTGCTGCCGTTCGCCGACGAGGACAGCGTTACTCATATCATCGCCTCGCTGAAGACCATCAGCGAAGACGGCGGCTTCGAGATCAAGAACCTGATCCGCGGCAACGACAAGCTGCCGGCGCCGAAGCTTCGCACCATCATCGACCGCGATCTGTTTCATCGCGCACCCGGCCGCATTCCGTCCGGTGATGAACTCGAATTCGGCTAGGCCTTGCGCCCGCGCGATTTCGACGACACTTCCTTGCCGTAAACGTCCGGCTTGAAGCCGACCAGCAATTTGCCGCCGAGATCGAGCACCGGGCGCTTGATCATCGAGGGCTGCGCCAGCATCAGCGCCAGCGCCTTGCGCTCGTTCAGACCCTCCTTGTCGCTATCGGGCAGCTTCTTGAATGTCGTGCCCGCGCGGTTGAGCAGCGTTTCCCAGCCAACATCGTCGGACCATTGCTTGAGCTTGTCCTTGGCGATGCCGGCAAGCTTGTAGTCGTGAAAATCATAGGCGACGCCATGATCGTCCAGCCAGGCGCGCGCCTTCTTCATCGTGTCGCAGTTCTTGATGCCGTAGATGGTGATGGGCATTTTCGGTGCATTCCGGAATGTTGTTATCGGCCCCGTGGACCGGATTGAAGGTAAGCAGAGCGGCGACCAGCTTAAGGCCGCTTCGGAATGTCGAGCCCGCGCTGCACCGCCGGCCGGGCGAGCCCGCGCTCCAGCCATGCCGGCACTTCTTTCAGCGTATCGAAGGCGACGAGATCGCGCGCACCGTAGAAGCCAATCAGGTTGCGCACCCAGCCGAGCATGGAGATATCGGCGATGGTATATTCATCGTCCATGATCCACTGCCGCCCGGCAAGCCGCGTTTCCATCACCTCAAGCAGCCGTCTCGACTCGGCGACGTAACGCTGTAACGGGCGCTTGTCCTCATATTCCTTGCCAGCGAATTTGCGGAAGAAGCCGACCTGGCCGAACATCGGCCCGATGCCGCCCATCTGGAAATGCAGCCACTGGATGGTCTGGTATCGCTGCGCCGGATCATCAGGCAGAAGCTTGCCGGTCTTGTCAGCGAGATATTGCAGGATCGCGCCGGACTCGAACAGCGGCAGCGGCTTTCCGCCCGGCCCATCGGGATCGAGGATCGCCGGGATCTTACCGTTCGGATTCAGCGACAGAAATTCCGGCGTCTTCTGGTCATCCTTGCCGAAATCGACCAGATGCACCTCGTAGGGCAAGCCGATCTCCTCCAGCATGATGGAAACCTTGACGCCGTTCGGCGTCGGTAGCGAATAGAGCTGAAGGCGATCAGGGTGCTTGGCGGGCCAGCGCTTGGTGATGGGAAATACGGCGAGATCAGGCATTGATTCGTTCTTTTGCTTGGTTTGCGGTGCCGCGCTAATGTACGGCCGATGCCGCACATAACAAGACCTGCCCCGCCCCATGACTGAACATCCAACACCGCCGAAGCTCGGCCTGACCGATGCTGAACTTGCGGTTTATCCGACGGTCTTCGCCAGCGACGTGCTGAAGGATCGGGTCGTTGTCGTTTCAGGCGGCGCCGGCGGCATCGGGCGCGCCATCGCGTGGCTGTTCGCCCGGCTCGGCGCACATGTCGCCGTGGTCGGTCGCGACGGAAGCAGACTCGACGCGCTGGTGGGCCAATTGGCCGGCCGCGGCCTCAAGGCCTCGGCGCATGTCACCGACATCAGGGAGCCCGATGCGGTCAATCAACTGTTCGATGCGATCTGGGCTGCGCAGGGCCGCATCGATGCGCTCGTCAACAGCGCGGGCGGACAGTTTCCGCAGGCGGCCATCGATTTTTCCGTGAAGGGCTGGAATGCCGTCA includes:
- a CDS encoding branched-chain amino acid ABC transporter permease, with amino-acid sequence MQALYAQLLVGLINGSFYALLSLGLAVIFGMLNIINFAHGALYMMGAFCAYFLLHLTGMGYWWALIIAPIAVGVFGMILERTMLQWLTGLDHLYGLLLTFGIALIVQGVFQNYFGSSGLPYAIPDYPQIGDCSPSAPQDAFCRRGLQGGINLGFMFLPVYRGWVVIFSLVVCLATWFLIEKTRLGAYLRAATENPTLVRAFGINVPRMITLTYGLGVGLAALAGVLSAPINQVRPLMGADLIIVVFAVVVIGGMGSIMGSIITGFALGVIEGLTKYFYPEASNTVVFVLMVLVLLVKPTGLTGRAA
- a CDS encoding ABC transporter substrate-binding protein gives rise to the protein MKHKISALFLGTALAFAAGGVALAQDKTVKIGVLTDNSGLYSDLGGAGSTLAAQMAVEDSGLAAKGWKIDIISADHQNKPDIATTIARQWIDVEKVDIFMDVLNSGVALAVNNLVKEKNSIMINTGAATSDLTNAQCSPNTIHWVYDTYMLANSTGQALVKAGGDTWYFLTADYAFGHALERDTTAVVVKAGGKVIGGVKHPLNSSDFSSFLLQAQASKAKIIGMANAGGDTTNTIKQASEFGIVAGGQKLAGLLLFITDVHSLGLKVAQGLNFTETFYWDLNDGTRAFSKRFSERMKNKAMPSMVQAGVYSGLIHYFKTIDAMGGNPHDGAKVVAKMKETPTDDALFGKGTIRADGRKIHPAYLFEVKKPAESKGPWDYYKLIGTTPGEQAFRPLSESACPLVKK
- a CDS encoding ABC transporter ATP-binding protein, which encodes MPDLKMAEAATKPASAEVLSVSDLQAWYGESHILHGINFNVKAGEVVTLLGRNGAGKTTTLKSVMGIIGKRTGSIRFNNENIIRASSDRIARMGIAFCPEERGIFASLDVRENLLLPPVVRSGGLSLDQIFDLFPNLKERLSSQGTKLSGGEQQMLAIARILRTGARFLMLDEPTEGLAPVIIQQIGHTIARLKSEGFTILLVEQNFRFASTVADRYYIVEHGKVIDGFANSELSANMDKLHTYLGV
- a CDS encoding ABC transporter ATP-binding protein — protein: MADEFILETHGLTKEFAGFFAVRDVALKVRRGSIHALIGPNGAGKTTCFNLLTKFLKPSAGQILYKGQDITAMAPADVARLGLVRSFQISAVFPHLTALENVRVALQRQHGRSFDFWRSKSVLDRFNGRAIELLNDVGLSEFANTPAVEMPYGRKRALEIATTLALDPEMMLLDEPMAGMGHEDIDKIAALIKRISAKHTILMVEHNLSVVANLSDIITVLTRGQVLAQGNYAELSKDERVKEAYLGAGHA
- a CDS encoding PAS domain-containing protein; this encodes MEFESVGPSVVKSIKQRDLLNTWLRLYARNQSVPRISEYQPARIDDELPDLVFYTVDTTVQSPRLTIQSDGTRMSTAYGNTGKGRYLDEYLGTRLAPMVMPVYYECIARRLPVYTIADMNDIYGRIVAYERLLLPFADEDSVTHIIASLKTISEDGGFEIKNLIRGNDKLPAPKLRTIIDRDLFHRAPGRIPSGDELEFG
- a CDS encoding ArsC family reductase — protein: MPITIYGIKNCDTMKKARAWLDDHGVAYDFHDYKLAGIAKDKLKQWSDDVGWETLLNRAGTTFKKLPDSDKEGLNERKALALMLAQPSMIKRPVLDLGGKLLVGFKPDVYGKEVSSKSRGRKA
- a CDS encoding glutathione S-transferase N-terminal domain-containing protein, which translates into the protein MPDLAVFPITKRWPAKHPDRLQLYSLPTPNGVKVSIMLEEIGLPYEVHLVDFGKDDQKTPEFLSLNPNGKIPAILDPDGPGGKPLPLFESGAILQYLADKTGKLLPDDPAQRYQTIQWLHFQMGGIGPMFGQVGFFRKFAGKEYEDKRPLQRYVAESRRLLEVMETRLAGRQWIMDDEYTIADISMLGWVRNLIGFYGARDLVAFDTLKEVPAWLERGLARPAVQRGLDIPKRP